The window TCGGATTTGCGGCATTTACGCGAGACGCCGTCCCTGCCTGCATACCATGCCCTGTCATGGAAGACGCTTTGGCAGGTATCGCACGAGGATCATTGAGGGCGTTGGATATTTCCATAATCGCGACGCTAGTTAAGACAGGTTAACGAGACGTAAACGATTCCAGTCGCCGCAGCGCTGGATTCCGGTCGTTTAGCGCAACGGACTCCGCAAATCCGCGCAGGCAAATGTTAACCAATTAAGGCAAGTTCATCTTAACTCCCGCAAGCAAGACTTTTGGCCAAGGGGGCTGTTTCCCACAGCTCGAAAGGTCGAAAATGCCAGACACGGAGACGGTTCGGACCGAGGGTGCCGAGGCCGGAAATTTTTCAGCAGCAACGCCCGGACCGGCCGCGATCATCGGCCCGGACGGTGAGGAACTCTCGCTGGAGACCCTGCCGCCGGTTAACACATCGCGCTGGGTGGTGCGCCGCAAGGCGGAAGTCGTCGCGGCGGTGAACGGCGGCCTGCTGACCGTCTCGCAGGCCTGCGAACGCTATCAGTTGACGCTGGAGGAACTCGCTTCGTGGCAGCGCGCCATCGATCGCGAGGGCATGGCAGGCCTGCGCGCCACGCGGGTCCAGCACTATCGCCAGTTGCACGAACGGCAGGGCCGCAAGGAGTAGCGCCCCTCCCCTTCAGCGGTGGAACGACAGCACCTCGCCGTCGTAGAGAATGCTCTGCGGCGGTCCTGCGCGCGTGAAGACGATGTCCGCAGCCTTCGCGCCCGAGGCGGCCTGAAGCCGGAGACGGTTAGCCCGGATCGCGGCAACCGCGCCCATCTGCAAAGGGCCATACTGCCCCAGATACCGCTCCCCGGCGCCTCCACGGCGCTCCATCACGACGATGCGACGGCCACCATGCACGGCACACCCGGCGCAGACCGGTTTCAGCCAGTAGGCATAATCGAACAGCGCGAACACGCGCCCGCCAGCCCGGATCTGACCCAGCCGGTGCCACGTCAGGTGGTCATGATCGCAGTCGGTAGAGCCAGTGAAACCGCCTGCGATCAGTTGTGAGGTCAGGCCGCCAAGACATTGATCAGACTGCGCAATAGCCGGTCCTGCCATGGTCATGGCGAGCGCAAGCATACCCAGCTTCCAACCCCGTCGTCGCTATCCCGCTGCCTTGACGATCTCCGCCCAGGCTGCCTCGTCGATCACCTCGATGCCGAGGTCCGCCGCCTTCTTCAGCTTCGAGCCCGCCCCCGGCCCGGCAACCACCAGATCGGTCTTGGGCGAGACCGAGCCCGCCGCCTTGGCGCCGAGGCGCTCGGCCTGCGCCTTGGCCTCGTCGCGGCTCATCGTCTCCAGCTTGCCGGTGAACACCACGGTCTTGCCCGAGACCGGGCTTTCCTTGGTCTCCACCACATAAGGGGGCGGCGAAACTTCGGACAGCAGATCGTCCCACACCTCGACGTTGTGCGCCTCGTGGAAGAAGTCGCCCAGCGCTTCGATAACAGCGGGCCCCACGCCCATAATGCACGTCATCTCGTTCAAGGCGCCAACTTCTCCAGTTCCTCCAGCAGTCTTCGACACCGGGTCACGCCAAGTAGTGGTATGCGCCTTTGTCGCAGTATCGCGCAGTCTAGGTAGTGTACGGAACGCCTTCATTAAATCGCGCGCCGTCACCGCCCCGACATGGCGGATGCCAAGGCCGAACAGCAACCGCGCGGCATCGGGGCTGCGCTTGTTTTCCACCGCTGCCAACAGGTTGTCCACAGACTTGTCCTTCCACCCATCGAGCGCGAGGATGTCGTCCCGGCGCTTCCGCAGGCGGAAGATATCGGCCGGGCTTTCCAGCCAGCCCTGCGCGAAGAACTCATCGATCGTCTTTTCGCCCAGCCCCTCGATATCGAGCGCGGCGCGGCTGACGAAATGCTTGAGGCGCTCAGTGCGTTGAGCGGGGCAGATCAACCCTCCACTACAACGCACATCGACCTGACCGACCTCCGCGTAAGCCTCACTGCCGCATTCCGGGCAGTGATCGGGGAACGCGTAAGCCTCGCGCACCTCGTCGCGGGTCACGTTCTCGACCACCTGCGGGATCACGTCGCCCGCGCGCTGGAGCACCACCCGGTCGCCCGGACGCACGCCGAGGCGCGCGATCTCGTCGCGGTTGTGGAGCGTCACGTTGGTAACGGTGACGCCGCCGACCAGCACCGGCTTCAGGCGCCCGACCGGCGTCAGCTTGCCGGTGCGACCAACCTGGATATCGATCGATTCCAGCGTGGTCTCGGCGCGTTCGGCGGGAAACTTGTGCGCCAGCCCCCAGCGCGGCGCCTTGGCCACGAAACCGAGGCGGCCCTGATAGGCAAGGCTGTCCACCTTGTAGACCACGCCGTCGATCTCGAACGGCAGGTCGGCGCGCCCGTCACGGATCGCGCGGTAGGCGGCGAGCATCTCGTCGAGCGAATGGCACAGGCGGAACTGCGGCGAGACCGGCAGGCCCCAGCTCTCGATCCGGCGGATCACCTCGTGCTGGCTCTCGCCCGGAACGCTGCTGGCTGCGCCCCAGCCGTGCGCCCAGAAACGCAAGGGGCGCTTGGCCGTGACGGCAGCATCCTTCTGGCGCAGCGATCCGGCGGCGGCGTTGCGCGGATTGGCGAACTGACGGACTTTCGCCGCCGCATCCTCGTCGAACGCCTCGCCCTTGCGCTCCGCCTCGGCTCGCGCCTCGTCCATCAGGGCGGTGTTGAGCGCGAGGAACGCCGCCTTCTCCATATAGACTTCCCCGCGCACCTCAAAGACCTCGGGAATGTCGTCGCCGACCAGTTCCTGCACGATGTCCCGAATATGCGCGACGTTGGCCGTCACATCCTCACCCACCTGCCCGTCGCCGCGCGTCGCCGCGCGCACAAGCATGCCGTGTTCGTAGCGCAGCGAGCAGGAGAGGCCGTCGATCTTGTCCTCCGCCGTCACCGCCAGCGGCGCATCGGCGGGCAGCGAAAGGAACCGGCGCACGCGCGCGAGGAACTCGGCCACTTCATCGTCCG of the Novosphingobium sp. 9 genome contains:
- a CDS encoding DUF1153 domain-containing protein — translated: MPDTETVRTEGAEAGNFSAATPGPAAIIGPDGEELSLETLPPVNTSRWVVRRKAEVVAAVNGGLLTVSQACERYQLTLEELASWQRAIDREGMAGLRATRVQHYRQLHERQGRKE
- the ligA gene encoding NAD-dependent DNA ligase LigA, whose product is MSDTPDHTPSLFSATNLAEADAANELMRLARQIARANRKYHAEDAPEISDAEYDALVRRNAELEAAYPHLVRADSPANAVGHEVASSPLGKVRHEVRMMSLDNAFADDEVAEFLARVRRFLSLPADAPLAVTAEDKIDGLSCSLRYEHGMLVRAATRGDGQVGEDVTANVAHIRDIVQELVGDDIPEVFEVRGEVYMEKAAFLALNTALMDEARAEAERKGEAFDEDAAAKVRQFANPRNAAAGSLRQKDAAVTAKRPLRFWAHGWGAASSVPGESQHEVIRRIESWGLPVSPQFRLCHSLDEMLAAYRAIRDGRADLPFEIDGVVYKVDSLAYQGRLGFVAKAPRWGLAHKFPAERAETTLESIDIQVGRTGKLTPVGRLKPVLVGGVTVTNVTLHNRDEIARLGVRPGDRVVLQRAGDVIPQVVENVTRDEVREAYAFPDHCPECGSEAYAEVGQVDVRCSGGLICPAQRTERLKHFVSRAALDIEGLGEKTIDEFFAQGWLESPADIFRLRKRRDDILALDGWKDKSVDNLLAAVENKRSPDAARLLFGLGIRHVGAVTARDLMKAFRTLPRLRDTATKAHTTTWRDPVSKTAGGTGEVGALNEMTCIMGVGPAVIEALGDFFHEAHNVEVWDDLLSEVSPPPYVVETKESPVSGKTVVFTGKLETMSRDEAKAQAERLGAKAAGSVSPKTDLVVAGPGAGSKLKKAADLGIEVIDEAAWAEIVKAAG